The genome window CGAATGCAGGGTTCCATTCCAGCAGGCGCACCAGTTCACTGGACAGGAAAGCTGCGTTGATGCCGTCGATGGGCGCTCCGCTGTGGGTAGGACAGCCCTGTATCCACACGAAGGGCAAGAGTTTTCCAACGCTGCCCAGAAAAATGGCCTGTCCATCTTCTCCTGTTTCCTGATCGGTGGTGGCATCCAGGTTGATGGCAGCCACCAGAGTCAGGTCATGCTGTTTCAGAACCTCTGGCAACATTTGCACGGCACTGCGCATGCCAAGTGAGGTTTCCTCTTCATCCGGGACAGCAATGAAAAGCAGGTTGCCCTGTGTGGAGGGGTCCCATTCGTGCAGGACGGTCAGTCCTGCTGCCAGACCACTTTTCATGTCCAGCATGCCCCTGCCTGGCAAAAAGCCCTGCTGCAAATCCTGTTCCACTTTTGCTGGAAGTGCGCCAGAAAGCAGGGCTTCTTTCAGGGCTTCAGGGTGAAAGGCAAGGCTGGACAGATGGCCGAAATTCTCGGTGCCCACCACATCGTAATGTCCAGTCAGAATCACCGTTTCTGGTCCCTGGCCCCGAACCAGCGCAAACAGAATTGGACGCTCGCAGGTGTCGTTCAGGGTGGGCATGAGCCACAGGTGGTGGGAGTGCCTCTGAAAACAGGTCCACTGGGACAGTTCCTGCATCAACCACGGTGCAAAACAGGCTTCTCCGGGCGTGCCTGTGATGCTGGGTTGCTCCACCATTTTGAGGGTGAGGTCACGGGCAAGGGAGAACCAATTTGAGGCACAGTCTTCTGCAGGCTGTCCAGAAGGGGCCGAAGTTGTTTTTGACATGGACCCATGCTAATGGGGGTGGGAATGCACGCTCAACCGAATGCGTTCATGGCGTGACATGTGGTATGAATGTTTTCGATGGCTTTCCAGCCCACCCTTGCACAGCTTCGTGCCTTCACTGCCGTGGTCGAGCACCAGGGCTTCAGCCGTGCGGCAGCTGCTCTGGGGGTCACCCAGTCCAGCCTGAGCCACAGTGTGTCCAGCCTGGAACAGGGGCTGAATGCTGTTTTGTTGACCCGTCACGCCAGAGGCATCACACTGACCCAGAAAGGGACGCTGGTTTTGATTCGTGCCAGGACCATCTTGCAGCTCACAATGCAGCTTGTGGAGGAGACTGCAGCTGAAGAGGTTCTGTCTGGAATGGTGAGCATTGCCTGTTACCGCAGTGTGGCCACGCACCTGCTTCCAGTGGTGATGCAGCACCTTTACAGCCAGCATCCCGGCATCAGGCTGGACATCTTTGATGGGTGCCTGAACCGCGAGGACGCCTCCAGAGAGGTGCTTGAAGGCCACTGCCAGCTTGGCATCGCGCACCTGCCTGCCGACTCCCGTTTGCAGGCTTTTCCGATCCTCACCGATCCTTATGTGCTGGTGCTGCCATCAAACACACCAGACATCCAGAACTGGGAAGACCTGAAAGACCTGCCTTTCATCCGTTTTGGCCGGGAAGCCCACGCAGATGAACCGTCCTGGACCCACCTGAAGCCGGTGCTCAGCCTGCAGGAAGAAAGCAGTGTTCTGGCGATGGTGGCCTCCAGAATGGGATTCTCGATCCTGCCCAGGCTCACCACCGAGCCTCATCCGGCAGGGGTGCGTTTGCAGGGCTTGCCTGTGTTTGCTGCACGCACCCTCGGGGTGGTGACCAGAGCGGAGACCCTCCTGCTGCCTCATGTGCGGGT of Deinococcus cellulosilyticus NBRC 106333 = KACC 11606 contains these proteins:
- a CDS encoding M20/M25/M40 family metallo-hydrolase yields the protein MSKTTSAPSGQPAEDCASNWFSLARDLTLKMVEQPSITGTPGEACFAPWLMQELSQWTCFQRHSHHLWLMPTLNDTCERPILFALVRGQGPETVILTGHYDVVGTENFGHLSSLAFHPEALKEALLSGALPAKVEQDLQQGFLPGRGMLDMKSGLAAGLTVLHEWDPSTQGNLLFIAVPDEEETSLGMRSAVQMLPEVLKQHDLTLVAAINLDATTDQETGEDGQAIFLGSVGKLLPFVWIQGCPTHSGAPIDGINAAFLSSELVRLLEWNPAFGEGGEDPAPPITVLYQSEIRSRYDVTTPAQAWTVFNVLTHHRRPADVLNSLKEACIQSFADALQTLHRRQFQFVPDHQATVLTFQELVERASQCDPEGTRDALSQNPKLDARAASRECCTSLAALARISGPAYVVGFAPPFYPSTLLGDSEQEIHVRSCMQEVVGGLQKDGLSLKVRSFYPGISDMSFIAPRLGPQDLETWAQNAAVPERWTVPDVPLNCPVVNIGPWGRDYHQKWERVHEGHAFGWLPEVLQRACLALLSSGES
- a CDS encoding LysR family transcriptional regulator, which produces MFSMAFQPTLAQLRAFTAVVEHQGFSRAAAALGVTQSSLSHSVSSLEQGLNAVLLTRHARGITLTQKGTLVLIRARTILQLTMQLVEETAAEEVLSGMVSIACYRSVATHLLPVVMQHLYSQHPGIRLDIFDGCLNREDASREVLEGHCQLGIAHLPADSRLQAFPILTDPYVLVLPSNTPDIQNWEDLKDLPFIRFGREAHADEPSWTHLKPVLSLQEESSVLAMVASRMGFSILPRLTTEPHPAGVRLQGLPVFAARTLGVVTRAETLLLPHVRVVLDLLCNPQVLKASTLHQGPVHRV